Below is a genomic region from Zerene cesonia ecotype Mississippi chromosome Z, Zerene_cesonia_1.1, whole genome shotgun sequence.
AACTTGTCGTTATTATTCActcatagttttatttatgatctattgattaattttatttgtgtaaaaaaagtCGAAAtggtttatttgtaaattctgAACAGATAGTCTTATAATTTCACTCGTGAATtagtctttaaatataatgcgtTAATGGTTACTGAGTTGTACCAAATTTACTTTGGTGTTGATTTTTTCCTAGGAAAAGTTAgtaattgtgttttatgatGGTCTGTTTAAAGACCGCGATGCGGCCACGTTCTGCGCACTTCGCTTTTTTTCGTAAGTTATACGTAtagtagatttaaataaatatgttcatcTACCATgtctttattttgaatttagttgtatttatttttagagtaTTAAGTGTTATACTTAAACCCCAaaggtttttattatgattcagCTATCTTCGCCAAatgtttcacattttttaatcgataacttaaacatttcttttaaatgaaagtgaattgatttttctgATTTGATTACGTTAATATggtgaaattgaaatttaattcattttaaaacactcaagttttttgaaatagttttacTTAATATTGGGTTAGTCCTTTACtgagttttattgtattgttggAAATTGTTATGGagtcattttcttttttatgaaacGCATTGATTGTGTCGATTATTTCGTTGCTAACCAGCTGCGATTGCTCTTCCttgtgattatttattgaatgtattttatcatattatttatatcgctGATATGTTATTGTGATTCGGCGTCGGGTTGCGTCtttcagttatatttttatagaggtataaaatataaatataggagGCCAACAGTCTCCAGTTAACCTTTGCATTTGTTTAAGAATGcgtagaaatttaattttgatttaactatttatctaatatatttaatggcgTCAGAAAGCGCTAGTTGTAACCTACTACATACAGATTTATCGTTACtgtattatatacctactaagTTTATGATGTGATTTTAAGGTAATAGTACAAGAACTGTGAATTGGTCCCATCGGCAAAATAACCGATGTTATACATAACGTAGAGTTGGCGAATGGCtggtgttttttatttcaatgtcgGTTATGTTGTTGACGCGATCGAGTCTGAGAATTTATCTAGTGTCCCTCGCTTAGTCGTTGGTGTTTAAAACATGGTGTGAACTTGTGAATCCATATAATCTATGATGTCTATACGTAGAGTACATTTCAGCGAACTTAAACACTTTCGATATacaatgtatgtgtattttaaacgTACCGAAGACCTATATAGATGCATTTCTGcgatattattagtttttgcttaagttttgttaaaacttttttcgtaacaaattaaaagatttttgtgGTATATTCTGCTTTTCATTGAGCTGTTGCCTACCccattttaattgcaatcgatttttataagattatttcGACGCGACCACCACctgcccatgaatatttgcagtGATTGTTTCTCAAAATGTGTTGCTAGCTAGGATAGGGACAAAAAAGGATGTACGACGGAAATAAAAGAATGGTCTTAAATGAACGAAACAGTAGCATTCGCATGCTATTTTTTCACGCCGAACTTCTGAAGGGGAAACAtgccccggtgcgagctgacctaATCGTGCCAAAACGTGCTTCTCTCAcatatgacaaataaaaacatatacatcACGAGTAAAAACCTAAAACAAGTGAATACATAAGtaataactaaaaacataaaacgcGACTAAATCACCACTTCAGCGAGAATTTTGGAGAAGTTTAATAAGTcacttacatttatttattattgttggtAATATCATAGTAATTATTGATGGTAAACAAGTAAGCCCTTGTAGGTACACAATTCTTCAGAATTTTACTCTTGTAATAAATTGGCCAATAATTACATTTCGTAAATCCCTCTTGTGACAATATTGTGACTAAACATTGTGACAagttaataatcatttataatgtactagctgtgccccgcggtttcacccgcgtacgtccgtatcccgtaggaatatcggaataaaaagttgcctatatgttattccagttatccagctgtctacgtaccaaatttcattgcaattggttcagtagtttttacgtgaaagagtaacaaacatccatacatccatacttacaaactttcgcatttataatattaataggattatacCTACTTAGTTCGATATGTCATAGAGAATATCGTACCATATTCTATACTGTATGGTGTATGTGTAGTAAATGTTGTTCGATGACTTGAAAAAAGGATACGATGTAGATCGTAGATAAGTATATCCAATAGGTGAATCAACGAAGGGGTTAAAAAGGGCTAACCCGTCGTCATGAgtccaaaaataaaatgcatacaCCTATTTAAAAACACCGTTGTTTAAGGATTCTCTATTATATacgttgaataaaaatttttctatCAATGAGTGTTTTATATCAAGTACAAAATTCGAGGAATCGATTCAGCTTTATGGGGCGCAGTATTATCATAAGGGGTGATAAGTGACTCATGTATGAATCACGCTCAAATAAACATGCTAATGTGATAGCATTATACTTGTTACAACAATAATAAGATATCTGAACTGACATATTTCAGGGTGTATCTACTGGCTTCTGGATTCAGATGCTGACTACGTCGTATCTActgataaacatttttgtgtactttcctactaatattataaatgtgaaaatttgtaaggatgtgtgtgtgtttgttgctctttcacgcaaaaactactggagcgattgcaatgaaatttggtacgtagacagctggacaactggaataacatataggcaactttttatcccgatatacctacgggatacggacctacgcgggtgaaacggcgGGGCGCAGTCAGTTATGTATATAGGTGATGGTAGGTTGCTCGCCTAGtcctattatttatctttattgagATATAAGCCATCCTATCTTACAAGTgggataatataaaacagcGAAATTCTATTGAAATCGGTTGCAGAACCGATTGTTTGTTCGCTTTGGAACCATTTAAGAGTTTACAGAGTTTAGCATAGGTTCTAtagcggacaaacaacgtggcacgtaatttttatataactacatatttaGATAATGTAGATTCTATTGGTCCTGCGTAGTGCACTTTTAAAATAGGTTCACATACTGAAAATGTTATTAGTTCCTCTCttcattgttatttcattaatttaaaaacttaaaacattttttttatacttttgcGTGGTAACaacagtatataaatatatgtaataaatattttatttttgttattatttataccaaatattttctttttatcataCTAAAACTAAAATCTGAGTACAACCGTGGTTGGTATACTTAATTTAGTGATAAAAATAACCGGAAATTGACTATTATTTGATTGGCATTTAATTTCCTTTACTATAAAGGCCACAAGTACCATTTTTTtacctaatatttatatcgtatCGGTCCCTATTGAACGCAATACGCAACAAGATGAGATCCAGCCGTCTCGGCGTgcttatgaaattaaaacccGAACACATTTTTGATTTGAACGTCAAAGCAATCACTTGAGTTCATTATATCTTTCCCTTCGTTTCTTTAGAAGGGTTCCGTAAATGTCTTGCTCTAGAAACATACGTCAAAAAACAATACGACTTCCCCTTTTAATAACAAGCATTTGCTCAATGCGTGCGTgtgcaaaataaacaatgccttaattatattatactcacATTATACGTATGACATTTCcaacaaaaattaatcaaagatCGTCTGTGTATGTTTAAgttgaaagaaaattaaatatgtttctcAGTATAAGcctttttacaattatatacgCAAAGTATGCCTTTTTACGTTTCACATTACATACAATCCGATCGCTGCTTCGTTTGTTTGAtgctcatttaaaaattttatcaaaataaccGACATTATGGGCCATACTTACATGTGCTGTGATGATACAACTTTTCATTATGGAACTAGCTATTTCCTACAGACCCTAAAACGTTTATAACGCAAGAAATGCACTCTGACAAGACCTCCTAATGGTAATTGCACGAATGCACACTTAATGAAAAGGGTTTTAATGAACTGGCGATATGTGGTTCTAGGGGAACAGCAAACACCCCAATATTAAACACCAGTATTTGTAGACCCATCGTTACGGTctctatttaaatgaatacggATCCCTAATCTTTGTCGCGTAATGTCATGACATTTGGTTATAATATAGGGCCTAAGTACAAAAcgttatacaaattaaaacaactttattaTCGTTACTTTAGTGTTCTGAATTAAAGgacgaattaatttttatgtaacgcGACATTCATAAGTTTCATTCTGGGTAAGTTTGGTATGGATTTGTTGCATTTGTTATTGCAGTGTAATCTAagtattctttaatatatttatccaaAAATATCGGCTTAGTTATAGCACTCCAATACGGTTGAACGAATAGAACTGTCgcatctttattataatatatttatatttatattaaatggaaTTGTTTGCAATTAACTCATGATCATCACCTCCTTACCTATTCGTCTTTTCgtatcttttttaataaaataagttacaatttaaagcccttaataaaatgctttgaaaaaatacgaatacattatttagaaattacattaaaaaatgtattaaacgcAACTAGTTACTGTGATGTAGTCTCGATTAAACTGTAATATTAATGTCgtctcaattttattttctttaaaaataaacaatacaacaatacagcacaaagtaaaaataaaaaattcatacgAAAGCTCTTGGGATATGTCCACGTTATTATTTCCCGACCCCACAGAGCCAGGTATGAAAAGGCAGAGgtgaaaagtttatttgtaagaaaGTTTTTAACTGAGCTACACGTACATTTAGTGAACTATTAACCATACAATACATAAAGATTTATTGGTGAAGTAACCTGgaggtatgtatattatttcaaattggaAAAGTAAGcgaattcatttaatatatctcCTTATTATATGGcgaatgttttgttaattttttattttgtgatcATGTACttgagtataaatatttatttaatatcataattcaaTCGTGATCGTTGTTGTGAACACTGTTGAGGGATACACAATGATCTGAATATTCAATTGTCTAAtcattcttataatattttaattgaaacattttaaacaaacaaaattaatgaaataaatgtgtatacatttaaaattagattcAAAGAGAACCTACAGGAATATTAAAATGGaggatttcataaaataagaaaCTAAAAAAGAATGAATTATAACTGTTACGTCACGTAGTAtcatagttattattttttatatttatcacataCAAATACTACAACAATAACATAAGTAAAGCTACTTACCTATTATTGTTGTAGTCAAAGTACAAgtgaaattaaacaattaagaCACTTTTTTCCAATTATCAGATATTATCagacattattttacaaattttaatatataagcaatattcaaattattaattaaatgtcttGTTAACGTACTTATTAAACGATGAATCAAAAACACgtagttattatattcaatcgTTAAGTGTTATACTAGCCGACgtgttttgtttactttttacatagattttattttcaaaataagatattttaatatctatttatagcAACTGAGAAATACAACGTACTTTAAAGacattctaaatatttaaataatggtaTTAGAATaggtttaaaaattcaaatttgtgttcgaaaaaacatttactaaTTACAAAACGTCATTTAAACGCCATAAGGACCTTTTCTTCTATTTCCTACCCTAGTTTATGGCACAATACTACACGTGAGTCATGCCGGGGAGGGAGGTTGCGTGTATGGATGCATTTCTAAACTACCACTATAAATTGACCTTTCACCCTCGTGACTTTACGAGCAATTCCTGTTAATGAGTAACGAAACATAAACACTCAGGAGCTCAAGTAACACTGGCTGTGCGGGTTAGATAGGGCTGTGCGATGTctgattgtattattttatttttgtttgtatgagtCATTGCGTTCATTCATgatttatctatacatattttttgggATGATGTGATAAATGAATTAAGTTGCTatgctaaataatatttaaacattgccTTTTTTTAAAGTAGAATAATTTTCGTCAGTTTTATgtttctaaaacaaaaaaaattttaattcaatattttactttcgggaaaatgctaataatatgtgtataatttttgctttatatttttttaccttgTACTTAAAGGTCATATCCATGTTCTGAATATCAAccatgataaaatattaacgaattgtttttttttagcagcaaatacataacaaaaagCCTTTTGTTTCAGCCCTAAACATGATTTCAAGACTTGTGCTTTTCTGCCTTTACAATATCTTCAAAGGAGCTCTTTGTATAGATTCAGgtatttcaatttctttaaagACGGTTATGTACAGGAAGGTTTAAGTACGAGCTCTTGTGAGTATGCTCATTCATTCTTtactattgttttgttaaataaagatGCCAAATTGTTctcataaataaactattacttACTATTTCGTGAATTAGcatatgaaaaatttgtttatagagATAACTATCTTAcactaacattttaaatttttaacaaggtaccgttttgtaaaatattttaaagtttttatatgctTTACTAGCTATGCTGCGCGGTTTCAATCGCGCATGAAATCGCGAtagtaaagtattataatatctgtgCCGCAGGCGGAAATATCATTCAAAAGCACGTCTTTGTATAGCTTATGTGTCACTCTGGTACATAAGTACCTATGTATCATTGTCATGTATgataaaaatccgttaagcgttttcgcgtgaaagagtaacaaatatacatgcCTGCAAACTtgcaaactttctcatttataatattggtaggatttGTAATCCAAGGGATAAATTTCCGTGCAGAAGTTGTAGTACTTCGTGCTGTTCGTGGCCGGGACGCGCGGCTTCCGTGCGGACAGGGAAAAGTTTTCCTAGACGGGCCAGACTCGTACGTGCTGTGGCTTAAGAACGATAGGGACTTTCTCTACAGATTCCCCAATGAAGAGACTGAAAGAAggtaaataatcataaacacATTCCGTATATTGATCATGAGTAAAATAGCGAAATAACTCTAACGATTTTCAACTTCAAACAATATCAGATAGATGAATTGACATTTCTATCAATGGAAGTTCAATATGATCTTTCTTTTCTGTAATAATAtcagaaataaaatcattgcTGCAGGATGTTAAACCATGATCGTATATTCGGTACATCGTGTGACACTGGAGCATGCTACGACGACACTTCGCTGCTTCTAAAGAGAGTCACTGAACAAGACAGCGGCTTGTACCGATGCAGAGTTCACTATCAAGCATCGCCCTCACTGGACTACGTCATCGACGTTAGGTTAGTTGGTAAGTACAGTGTTTGTATCTCGCACTAGCACGCACCGGATCAGATTGAGTTCTtgagcaaaaataaattgttattctaATACAGAGTATTATTATGTGGGAGTTACGCTTCGACATGAATTGGGTTAGCTCGTAACgttttactttctttttaaattatcgatATACATCGTTTATAATAACACCTATGTTATTACATGAACTTTGTTCATAGATTCGCCTGGCATTCCACGGATATTCAACGAAGCGAAAGAAGAAATCAAAAGAGGTTATGTGGGTCCACTCAGCCTTGGTTCAGATTTAACTTTGATATGTGAAGTAGATGACGGTAAGTGgcaacaatataaaaagaagCGATAATAATCGTTAACGAAACAGTACGTTGTGATTTTGTTATTAGCGCCGATTAGGATTAGGCCGATTAGACTTGTTAATAAAATCACTTATTCAACCCTTTTATACGTGAAATTTTAAGTGACAGTtaatttacacataatatatacagatgTTGTGAAacgaagcagtggtggctcagtggtgagaacctcggacttcaaaatcgataagtcgaggttcgagaccggggcgagcgtgcagggaataaattgatttttcaatttatctgcacatgtggataacatcaccactccTTAAAACGGTgtaggaaaacatcgtgaggaaaccggtatgcccaagaatcaaaagttcgacgacatgcgacatctgacaacccgcacttggccagcgtggtggattatggcccgaaccctcataggaggcctgtgtcccagcagtgggaacatatatgggctgatgatgatgatgatgatattgtgAAACCGGCCATtagtgtaataaatgttattgtttgttgaTAGTATTTATTCTTCCTCATTTAactatacttatattgtatTGCCACCACAGATCAACCAGACACCCTAGTATATTGGCGTAGAAACGGAGTAGTGATAGAGCGCGCACACTCAGTGAAGCCGGGCGTGCTGCGCGCGGacgtgcgcgtgcgcagcgCGACTCGGGACGAGCTCGACGCGCACTACGAGTGCTTGGCACAGAACGCTGACGTGTCGGAGCCGCTGAGCGCGAGCGTTGTCATCAAAATGTACCGTAAgtaaccacagataatgtaataCTATACAAAGTTTACTATGCAAAGTTTAGAGTGCGCCCGCGTTACGGTGCGCGTTTACGGTGAAACTTGCTACAAGTGAATTAGTGCGTGCACGTCACAATTGATAGAATCCTTACTAATCCTTACTTGCCTAATTCCTTACAATTacatcttctaatatataaaattctcgtgtcacagttttcgttgccatactcctccgaaacggcgtgaccgattttgattaatttttttgtgcttatccggtatctatgagaatcggccaacatctatttttcatacccgtaaatgataagagtaaggcagaacagcgtctgccgggtgcagctagtaataaatatatctttaacgCCGCAACGGAACGattgtatagtattatttttatccagTGACAGTTCTTATAACTGTAGAACTCTCAAGAAAGTAATGTGGGCTACTTTTTTccgatatataaaatatactgtaATCTAAAATTTATCTTCATTTCACTACCAAAGTGCCGCCGATAAAAGTGGAGATCCGTTTGAACAACAACTTTGACTTCGAGGCGGGGCAGCCGCGTGTGGTGGACTGCGTTGTTGTGGGATGCGTCCCCCCTCCCTCCATAACCTGGCACCTGGGTGACACACTACTTAGACCCACAGTTCATAAGGTGATTACAAAAGTCTTAACTTTGTGTATTGATTGAACTGATTTACTCCTCGAACGAGCGTTTACCCAAATTCATCACTTGAATCTATAATCATagagacatttttaaattgcatcaTATTTCGTAATCATGAAAACACatgattaattatagatatatatgtagtttttatttagatatgaaATGATTTGAAATGTATCTgcttaagtattttttacatcAACAAGGCTCGAAACTGtaaaacatcgtaaggaaaccTTCATATCAAAGAATCAAACATTCGATGACATGTggcatctgccaacccactCTTTGCCAGCGTGGTGGTATGGCCTAAACGCTCACAGATCTATGTCACTGCACTGGAAACAAATTATGCTGATGatgtgtaatttatacattcaatCGAAATAAAGCGAACCATTGAATTTATCCATGCAGAATGTTAATGTAGACAAATGACAATGGTATAATTTCGTAGGAACTACATGACGGTAACTACACAGTGTCGTCTCTAACCCTTGCCCCGTCGCTGCGAGACAGCAAGCACGATCTGGTGTGCAGAGCCCATAATTCGCATTTACCAGCTGGGATATTTGAGGATAAAGTTACACTAAATGTTGGATGtaagtgataaatatattttatatttttataatccttATCTAACTCCTCAGATTTATGCAAAGATAATACTGTGGACAGTTTAAACATTTCTAGTATAAATGTTAAACACTAAGTTTCCGTCTTATGTACCCATTTTTTCATCACTTAAAAAGTATATGACCGTTTTTACTTCTTTAAATAGATCGTCCATTATGTATATCAAGCAAGGAAGAAACTATAGGAGCGGTGGAACGTGAAGCCGAAACAGCAACTTGTGTTGTCGACGCCTCTCCAGAACCTTTGCAGTTCAGCTGGACTTTTGCTGATTCTAGAACTCTATACACTAGTGTTAAGGTAATATGACTTACAGATCTTAGCTCAAAAATCATTGAATATGATAATGTCTGAACACCATAATACAGagttgcattttatttatttagcctCATTACTTAATTTTGTGTTTCAAGATcagagaatataaaaaaatatgtcataaaacCCCTTTcacaatattacaaattggTATGTAACTCAGTCTATCGACCTCTTCTAAGCCACTGAATTGATAGATTTATCCCAgaatttaaaggaaaatagGAACTATGCGGGTAAAATACCGGTCAACCTATAACTCCGCTGGCTAGTCAAAAATGTGGTagctattatttaatgtacataatGCATAAACACCTTCTTTACTCAAAAAGTATACACACGaatacattcaaacaaaacgAATAATTACATCTAGAAAGTGGCCGGGCATCACCACCGCTACTCGTCCACACTCACGTGGTTGCCGCGCAACAATGATGTCGGCTTGCTTCTCTGTAGAGCGACCAACGCATTCGGTGAACAAAAAAGACCCTGTTCGTATACTATAGCACCCGGAGGCCCTCCCAGAGCACCAGACTGTGTAGTGCTGCGATCTTACCCTAATGCTATACGAATTCAGTGCCAAaaaggtaaattataaataaattaaaaattactgcGGTAATTTGTACGCTCACATTTGATCACATGTAAACtaagttttacataaaagtTATTCGTATGagattataaatgtacattaattattaattttctacataataataattgttaaaacttGTGTGAATCTTATGTGACATAACTGCACACGATCTTGTTGcctaaattattaatctatcccacaaaatatcatttctgtctaattgttttatcaatttatttgaatccCATGCTACagtttaactaaaaaaaataattataataggttGGGATGGAGGAAGACCACAGGTTATATATTTGGAACTTTTGAGCACGGATGGTACAGTCATTCACAATGTATCGAATGCAGCCGGGCACTTCCAGCTCCCTGATATGGAGGATGAAAGAAACTTGACAGCAGTGGTGTACGCCAGCAATTCTAGAGGACGCAGTGAGCCGAAAACCTTGCATCTTCAAACAATTACGCCACTGAGTGCATCTGGTATGTCACAAAAATATCGAATggcttgttatttataatttgctcTGCTAaacatagttataataattttcaatatttcatagTGTAACTAAGAGCatagtgttatgttatctgtgatgtAACGTAACGCAGCTATAAAACCGagcgttatttataattaccgTTATTCAAGCGAATAAGGAATAGTATAGTAGCAAGGAATAGTACGAATAAGGAACGGTATAATGACTGTTATCTGAAATAAATGTCCTTTTTGCAGCCGTAAAGGAATACGCTCACACACAAACATGGACAAAATGCCTGGAAGCAGCGGCAGGAATAATAGCTGTGGTGGCTGCACTCACTGGCACAGTCCtatgtgttaaaatatttaaaaacaaaagagatAGCTTCGAACAAAACCCTGATTTAGTACCTCGTTCCGATGGTAAGATTCGAATAAGATGAACGGTAAATGAATGTGAATCAATCATCCTTATTGACctttaaaacatacatataaaagtgACATATTGTACCTATTCTTCTGTTAGCATTCATATATAAcagagtaaatattttaaaatatacaaaatagatataataattttcacgtttgatttgcatgtttgtaaaatataattaaagcgaGAAGTTTGTacctttttgtaaaaataacattaactttTATAGGAACTTTCCACCGTGAACCAGATTTTACCCGTGATGAAAGACTATTGGGTACAACGAATATTACTGTAAATCAATTGGCTTCATGTCAAAATGTAAGTcactcttatttttttaacatagtaCATTTTCCTCTCCATAAAAACTTTCTTGTGCTTTtacaaaaacgttaaaaaaatattacccgTATTGATCGAGTCACATTTGGcgaatcatttttatttatatagacacAATAAATTCGctgtatttacataaaaaataccattAGTATAGAGCTTTTTGTTCTTAAACTACAGCTCTTAACCCCTTAAGATTTTATTGCGTAGTCACATTACAAACATCTAAACATTTTCTCGacattataatgttaacaaATATTGAATAGTATGAACATGACTGGCCAAATCTCTATTGGTATAGACATACTTCTGtactaaactactgaacatcttattagtttattttgaatgtagAAGCATGGACGCAGACATGTGGGGGTCCTGGCAGTtcaacttattaattatatattttatattattcaatgcgGCCtgtatctctatatatataaaattcacgtgtcacaatgttatttATCGTACTCCTACGAAACGGCTGggctgatttttatgaaattttgtgtgcttattaggaagtttaaaaaaatcgacCAAcacctatttttcatacccataaatgataagagtaaggcagtaCAGAGTTTGCTGGGTCAGctggttatatatattatatactacttCTTGTTTCTTAACCTCgctattaattgtaaaaaagttGATAGCAACTAATAAAACTTTGGAGATAACACGGCGGATCAAACGTATAGATACtccttaaaaatatgttaccaGTCGACGCGAATTGATGTTGTTCGGTCAATAGTAGTATACAACCTATACTCAGACCTCCCGAATATGCataatttaagatttcatAAAAACCGGTACAGCCATTATCAAGcaatatatcaattaacaGTGTGACACCAGACATAATAGATAATTagaataactaaataatagcCGTTTCCAAGGAACATATCAAAGAACAATGTGACAACATATAATAGctgaattgttattaaataattgcagCAATATACATCGTCTCCGGTGCCCGCTTGCCGAGTGCTCGTCGGCTGCGCACACCCGCCGCCTCAAGACTCTTGCCCGACTTCACAACACTCGTATTTCGTATAAacgctataaaaaataacgtatcCTACATTTAGACATCTAGTCAAACTAGTCTATGTTAATAAAACGATAACTTCGAATATTATTGGTATTAATGAATTCACTAGCGAATACCATTT
It encodes:
- the LOC119835636 gene encoding uncharacterized protein LOC119835636, whose amino-acid sequence is MISRLVLFCLYNIFKGALCIDSEVVVLRAVRGRDARLPCGQGKVFLDGPDSYVLWLKNDRDFLYRFPNEETERRMLNHDRIFGTSCDTGACYDDTSLLLKRVTEQDSGLYRCRVHYQASPSLDYVIDVRLVDSPGIPRIFNEAKEEIKRGYVGPLSLGSDLTLICEVDDDQPDTLVYWRRNGVVIERAHSVKPGVLRADVRVRSATRDELDAHYECLAQNADVSEPLSASVVIKMYLPPIKVEIRLNNNFDFEAGQPRVVDCVVVGCVPPPSITWHLGDTLLRPTVHKELHDGNYTVSSLTLAPSLRDSKHDLVCRAHNSHLPAGIFEDKVTLNVGYRPLCISSKEETIGAVEREAETATCVVDASPEPLQFSWTFADSRTLYTSVKKVAGHHHRYSSTLTWLPRNNDVGLLLCRATNAFGEQKRPCSYTIAPGGPPRAPDCVVLRSYPNAIRIQCQKGWDGGRPQVIYLELLSTDGTVIHNVSNAAGHFQLPDMEDERNLTAVVYASNSRGRSEPKTLHLQTITPLSASAVKEYAHTQTWTKCLEAAAGIIAVVAALTGTVLCVKIFKNKRDSFEQNPDLVPRSDGTFHREPDFTRDERLLGTTNITVNQLASCQNQYTSSPVPACRVLVGCAHPPPQDSCPTSQHSYFV